Proteins encoded together in one Labeo rohita strain BAU-BD-2019 chromosome 21, IGBB_LRoh.1.0, whole genome shotgun sequence window:
- the psmd5 gene encoding 26S proteasome non-ATPase regulatory subunit 5 produces the protein MMAAPIESLLNEICESEDPIEELKRLRTAVLATPVSGLRQAVTGARLEIIFAHLNTNDKEQIEVCVEILSRVLQALEPIQLAQNYKTALQSGLNHPDDSVKVLTLTQIGRVAAHADGVTQMLNNAEILRDVIHCISIERIAVAKEAIAALSKLSNTKAGLDALFRSDLLNKLKDVMLTSDIIRYRVYELIVEVSTVSPVSLGYCANSGLISQMLEELTGDDVLVRATAIEMVTNLAQSEHGRQYLAQQGIMDKISNMIIAAESDPFSSLYLPGLVKFFGSLAIMDSPQQVCEKYPVFLEVVFSMAMNLDPTVTPVALDTLGVLGGSVEGKQVLQKTGEKFTSVLKRMSKVAADGATELRVRCLEALAQLLTLPVEQQTDDLLLLTESWFNCLSSQPLLMIRNISTQPFPELHCSALRIFTAIGCQPWAQQLMIDTPGFVEWVMDRSVGKGKEAKDCKFELVGALLSSSSAQEIFGAHNYLKLKTYLREGPYYVNAVSSVTTEGAD, from the exons ATGATGGCGGCGCCTATAGAGAGTCTGCTGAATGAAATCTGTGAATCAGAAGATCCGATCGAGGAGCTCAAGAGGCTCCGGACGGCCGTTTTGGCGACGCCGGTGAGCGGTTTGAGGCAGGCGGTGACTGGAGCCCGACTGGAAATCATATTCGCGCATTTAAACACAAATGACAA AGAGCAGATCGAGGTGTGTGTGGAAATCCTAAGTCGTGTCCTGCAGGCTTTAGAGCCCATCCAGCTGGCTCAGAACTACAAGACAGCGCTCCAGAGCGGACTCAATCATCCAGATGACTCGGTCAAAGTGCTCACGCTCACACAG ATCGGCCGTGTGGCTGCTCACGCTGATGGAGTGACCCAGATGCTGAACAATGCAGAGATTCTGCGTGATGTGATTCATTGCATCAGCATCGAGCGCATCGCTGTGGCAAAAGAG GCGATAGCTGCCCTCAGTAAACTCAGCAACACAAAGGCAGGGCTTGATGCTCTGTTCCGCTCTGATTTGCTGAACAAGCTAAAGGACGTGATGCTTACAAGTGACATCATCAGATACAGAGTTTATGAG ttgATAGTGGAGGTGTCCACTGTATCTCCAGTGTCTTTGGGTTACTGCGCCAACAGCGGTTTAATCTCACAGATGCTGGAGGAACTGACCGGAGACGATGTGTTAGTCAG AGCAACTGCTATAGAAATGGTGACTAATCTGGCTCAGAGTGAACACGGCCGTCAGTATCTGGCACAACAAGGCATCATGGATAAAATCTCAAACATGATTATTGCCGCAGAATCCGACCCCTTCTCAAGCCTTTACCTGCCAG gaCTGGTGAAGTTCTTTGGCAGTCTGGCGATCATGGACAGTCCTCAGCAGGTGTGTGAGAAGTACCCAGTGTTCCTTGAGGTGGTCTTCTCCATGGCGATGAACCTTGACCCCACAGTGACCCCTGTTGCCCTGGATACACTCGGAGTGCTTGGCGGTAGCGTGGAGGGTAAACAGGTCCTGCAGAAAACAG GTGAGAAGTTCACGTCCGTGCTGAAGAGAATGAGTAAAGTGGCCGCTGATGGAGCCACTGAACTCCGGGTCAGATGTTTGGAGGCTCTGGCTCAGCTGCTCACGTTAcct GTGGAGCAGCAGACAGATGACCTGTTACTGTTGACCGAGTCGTGGTTTAACTGTCTGAGCTCTCAGCCCCTGCTGATGATCCGAAACATAAGCACACAGCCCTTCCCAGAGCTCCACTGCAGCGCGCTACGAATTTTCACT GCCATTGGCTGTCAGCCGTGGGCTCAGCAGCTGATGATAGACACTCCTGGATTCGTGGAGTGGGTGATGGATCGCTCAGTGGGGAAGGGAAAAGAAGCCAAAGATTGTAAGTTTGAGCTGGTGGGGGCGCTGCTGAGCTCCTCCAGCGCTCAGGAGATCTTTGGAGCGCACAATTACTTAAAACTCAAGACCTACCTGAGGGAGGGACCCTATTACGTCAACGCCGTGTCTTCAGTCACCACAGAGGGAGCTGACTGA